DNA from Mycobacterium sp. SMC-8:
GCCGGCGGCGTCGCGCATCACGATCGACACCAGCGCCCGTGACACCCCGGCCCGCTCGGCCACGTCGGCGAGCGTCGGTCTCCGTTGCATGCGCTCAGCCTAGAACGTTCCAGCTTCCCCGTTGACGAAATCCGGACCCACCGCCTAGCGTGGCCTAGAACGTTCTAGTCCACGCGCGTAGCCAATGGCTCGCATGCGGTGCTCGCGCCTCGCTCGGTCGCCGACCGCGCCATCGGACATCGGCCGCCGCGGCGGCGACATCGAAAGGAACTGCTGCAGTGAGCTTTCAGTTGGCGGTGTGCGCCGAGATGGTCTTCCGCGATATGCCGATCCTGGACAGGGTGAAACGCATCGACGACCTGGGTTTCGCGGTCGAGATCTGGAGCTGGCACGACAAAGATCTGGACGCGCTGGCGGCGACCGGCGCGGCGTTCACATCGATGACGGGTTACCTGCACGGCGACCTGATCGATCCGGACAGCTGTGACGAGGTGGTGCGGACCGCGGAGTTGAGTATCAAAGCCGCTGAGACGCTGGGGGTCTCGCGGCTGAACCTGCACACCGCCGAGCTCGTCGACGGGCAGGCGGCTCGTCCCCGGCAGCGCAGCACCGGGCAGATGTGGCTCACGGCGGTCCGCACCCTGGAGCGGTTGGGCGAACTCGGCGCCGCCGCCGGCGTCACGTTCTGCGTCGAGAACCTGAACACGATCGTCGACCACCCCGGTGTGCCGCTGGCCCGCGCCAAGGACACGCTCGCGCTGGTCGAAGGCGTGAACCACCCGAACGTGAAGATGATGCTCGATCTGTATCACGCGCAGATCGGCGAGGGGAACCTGATCGAGCTGCTCCGCCGCTGCGGTGGCGCGATCGGCGAGATCCAGATCGCCGATGTGCCCGGCCGCTGCGAGCCCGGAACCGGCGAGATCAACTACGCCGCTGTCGCGGCGGCGCTGCGGACGCTCGGCTACACCGGCACCGTCGGCATGGAGGCCTGGGCGTCGGGCACCGGACTCGCGGGCAGCGAGGCCGCGCTGGAAGCCTTCCGCGCCGCCTTCACCTGACCTCCCCCGCCGAAATCGCATTCCACGCGGAACTTTCCGCGTTTTCGCCGCGTGGAATGCGATTTCGGCGCAGAAGAGGTCGCCGGGATGGGTCAGCGGTCGACGAGCGTGGTGTCGAAG
Protein-coding regions in this window:
- a CDS encoding TIM barrel protein, whose product is MSFQLAVCAEMVFRDMPILDRVKRIDDLGFAVEIWSWHDKDLDALAATGAAFTSMTGYLHGDLIDPDSCDEVVRTAELSIKAAETLGVSRLNLHTAELVDGQAARPRQRSTGQMWLTAVRTLERLGELGAAAGVTFCVENLNTIVDHPGVPLARAKDTLALVEGVNHPNVKMMLDLYHAQIGEGNLIELLRRCGGAIGEIQIADVPGRCEPGTGEINYAAVAAALRTLGYTGTVGMEAWASGTGLAGSEAALEAFRAAFT